One window of Perca flavescens isolate YP-PL-M2 chromosome 15, PFLA_1.0, whole genome shotgun sequence genomic DNA carries:
- the c15h17orf75 gene encoding protein Njmu-R1 isoform X1: MFTSQTSSFQESIDVEERDDFDSEEIAGYSQKIQLNCYYTIYLYQGTRSEASGANVAWNQRRTDSTTSQDDFSLTLIDSSLPSEAEPELRTYISRRLSKGALLGGMGNIATVELSIPEQAVGCYCCLLEQERSPEQPDADGNGYVICFMGGSEKGLNLFRLELDKYVQGLHSSLQTPELQNLETEVRPYLSQWYEESVMHIYRVVQLVQSNISFLLHAALNHTHVEVNNSDERTKADVSRFIKAASLQGLSQQDTTTASLCKAISEDTHSDLIIDCSTSPPTLLNTVSNRFCDSWIQAFLNAAERCNPFLLRQILENFKLKAIQDMNSLKRFVRQAEMSHYALFRCCQFLQGCGNGDVLLQNARAEHSDLPEACSIISVLEEFLKEQSQAQA; this comes from the exons ATGTTTACCTCCCAAACCTCGTCCTTCCAGGAGTCAATTGACGTGGAAGAGAGAGATGACTTTGACAGCGAGGAAATTGCTGGATACAGCCAGAAAATTCAGCTGAACTGCTACTACACCATCTATCTTTATCAAGGCACAAG ATCTGAGGCTTCTGGGGCAAATGTGGCGTGGAACCAGAGACGAACAGACTCCACAACAAGTCAGGATGACTTTAG CCTGACACTGATTGACAGCAGCCTGCCATCAGAGGCGGAACCTGAGCTGCGGACCTACATTTCAAGGAGGCTGAGCAAAGGTGCCCTGCTGGGAGGCATGGGCAACATCGCTACTGTGGAACTAAG TATTCCAGAGCAGGCAGTCGGCTGCTACTGCTGTCTCCTGGAGCAGGAAAGGTCTCCTGAACAGCCTGATGCTGATGGAAACGGATACGTCATCTGCTTTATGGGCGGCTCTGAAAAAGGACTGAACTT ATTTAGATTAGAGCTTGATAAATATGTCCAAGGCCTTCATAGCAGTCTGCAAACCCCAGAG CTGCAGAACCTTGAGACAGAGGTGCGCCCCTATCTGAGCCAGTGGTACGAGGAGTCTGTGATGCACATTTATCGGGTGGTGCAGCTGGTCCAAAGCAACATCAGCTTTTTGCTGCATGCT GCTCTGAATCACACACATGTGGAAGTCAATAATTCAGATGAGAGGACAAAGGCTGATGTGTCCAG GTTCATCAAAGCAGCCAGTTTGCAGGGTCTGTCCCAACAAGACACTACAACAGCTTCTCTGTGTAAGGCTATCTCAGaggacacacactctgacctgaTCATAGATTGCTCCACCAGCCCACCCACACTCTTGAACACTG TCAGTAATCGTTTCTGTGACAGCTGGATTCAGGCATTTCTAAATGCTGCAGAGCGTTGTAATCCTTTCCTGCTCAGACAGATTCTGGAAAACTTCAAACTTAAG GCCATCCAGGACATGAACAGCCTGAAGCGTTTCGTGCGACAAGCAGAGATGAGTCACTACGCCCTGTTTCGCTGCTGCCAGTTCCTACAGGGCTGCGGAAATGGGGATGTGTTGCTGCAGAATGCCAGGGCGGAGCACAGCGACCTGCCTGAAGCCTGCAGCATCATCAGTGTCTTGGAGGAGTTCCTCAAAGAACAATCCCAGGCCCAGGCCTGA
- the c15h17orf75 gene encoding protein Njmu-R1 isoform X2 — MFTSQTSSFQESIDVEERDDFDSEEIAGYSQKIQLNCYYTIYLYQGTSLTLIDSSLPSEAEPELRTYISRRLSKGALLGGMGNIATVELSIPEQAVGCYCCLLEQERSPEQPDADGNGYVICFMGGSEKGLNLFRLELDKYVQGLHSSLQTPELQNLETEVRPYLSQWYEESVMHIYRVVQLVQSNISFLLHAALNHTHVEVNNSDERTKADVSRFIKAASLQGLSQQDTTTASLCKAISEDTHSDLIIDCSTSPPTLLNTVSNRFCDSWIQAFLNAAERCNPFLLRQILENFKLKAIQDMNSLKRFVRQAEMSHYALFRCCQFLQGCGNGDVLLQNARAEHSDLPEACSIISVLEEFLKEQSQAQA; from the exons ATGTTTACCTCCCAAACCTCGTCCTTCCAGGAGTCAATTGACGTGGAAGAGAGAGATGACTTTGACAGCGAGGAAATTGCTGGATACAGCCAGAAAATTCAGCTGAACTGCTACTACACCATCTATCTTTATCAAGGCACAAG CCTGACACTGATTGACAGCAGCCTGCCATCAGAGGCGGAACCTGAGCTGCGGACCTACATTTCAAGGAGGCTGAGCAAAGGTGCCCTGCTGGGAGGCATGGGCAACATCGCTACTGTGGAACTAAG TATTCCAGAGCAGGCAGTCGGCTGCTACTGCTGTCTCCTGGAGCAGGAAAGGTCTCCTGAACAGCCTGATGCTGATGGAAACGGATACGTCATCTGCTTTATGGGCGGCTCTGAAAAAGGACTGAACTT ATTTAGATTAGAGCTTGATAAATATGTCCAAGGCCTTCATAGCAGTCTGCAAACCCCAGAG CTGCAGAACCTTGAGACAGAGGTGCGCCCCTATCTGAGCCAGTGGTACGAGGAGTCTGTGATGCACATTTATCGGGTGGTGCAGCTGGTCCAAAGCAACATCAGCTTTTTGCTGCATGCT GCTCTGAATCACACACATGTGGAAGTCAATAATTCAGATGAGAGGACAAAGGCTGATGTGTCCAG GTTCATCAAAGCAGCCAGTTTGCAGGGTCTGTCCCAACAAGACACTACAACAGCTTCTCTGTGTAAGGCTATCTCAGaggacacacactctgacctgaTCATAGATTGCTCCACCAGCCCACCCACACTCTTGAACACTG TCAGTAATCGTTTCTGTGACAGCTGGATTCAGGCATTTCTAAATGCTGCAGAGCGTTGTAATCCTTTCCTGCTCAGACAGATTCTGGAAAACTTCAAACTTAAG GCCATCCAGGACATGAACAGCCTGAAGCGTTTCGTGCGACAAGCAGAGATGAGTCACTACGCCCTGTTTCGCTGCTGCCAGTTCCTACAGGGCTGCGGAAATGGGGATGTGTTGCTGCAGAATGCCAGGGCGGAGCACAGCGACCTGCCTGAAGCCTGCAGCATCATCAGTGTCTTGGAGGAGTTCCTCAAAGAACAATCCCAGGCCCAGGCCTGA